From a single Deltaproteobacteria bacterium genomic region:
- a CDS encoding class I SAM-dependent methyltransferase: MREVTLPVAQYVGADLLPALIAEHQVRYADDRRSFLVLDLTVDALPPADVLLCRDCLVHLSFADVARALANIKRGGIDYLLTTTFPSCDQNEDVVTGDWRLLNLERPPFNFPPPLRLMNEGCTESRGAFGDKSLGLWRVGQLPTLEPAA, from the coding sequence GGGCTGATCTGTTGCCGGCTCTGATCGCGGAACATCAGGTTCGCTACGCCGATGACCGGCGCAGCTTTCTCGTCTTGGACCTCACCGTGGATGCTCTACCGCCTGCGGACGTGCTGCTGTGCCGCGACTGCCTCGTACATTTGTCCTTCGCGGACGTTGCCCGCGCGCTTGCGAACATCAAACGGGGGGGCATCGACTATTTGCTCACGACGACTTTCCCCAGCTGCGATCAGAACGAGGACGTCGTGACCGGAGACTGGCGCCTGCTGAATCTGGAGAGGCCACCGTTCAACTTCCCGCCACCGCTGCGGCTGATGAACGAAGGGTGCACTGAGAGCCGGGGGGCTTTTGGTGACAAGAGTCTTGGCCTATGGCGTGTCGGACAGCTACCAACGCTGGAGCCAGCCGCCTAG